The following proteins are co-located in the Corynebacterium aquilae DSM 44791 genome:
- a CDS encoding FadR/GntR family transcriptional regulator, producing MKNQGRIPRKTLAEQIRDEITEYIIQEGLDAGDPIPTEAQLVEITGASRSSVREALKVMETMGIVTIKRGHGTFVADTSLDALTAQLSFGAQRGLQDGCTVLFETVQLREILEQGLARQLCIIPNIDLTPARIALLSMQRDADEHGDISPEHDRSFHTGLYQSLGNSLVTPLLGSFFDVYQTVDLGPAGTAPASESVRRHADIVNAIEARDADAAAFAVTRHFDIIRRRLSEHVSSATNK from the coding sequence ATGAAAAATCAAGGACGCATCCCCAGGAAAACACTCGCAGAACAAATCAGGGACGAAATCACCGAATACATCATCCAAGAGGGCCTGGACGCAGGGGACCCCATCCCCACTGAAGCGCAGTTAGTTGAAATTACCGGCGCATCCAGGTCAAGTGTGCGCGAGGCCTTAAAGGTCATGGAAACCATGGGTATCGTCACCATTAAGCGAGGACATGGCACTTTCGTGGCCGACACCTCCCTGGATGCGTTGACTGCCCAGCTAAGCTTCGGCGCCCAACGCGGACTCCAGGACGGATGTACCGTGCTATTCGAAACCGTGCAACTACGCGAAATCCTTGAGCAGGGGCTCGCACGGCAACTCTGCATTATCCCCAACATTGACCTCACACCAGCCCGGATCGCTCTGCTCTCTATGCAACGAGACGCCGATGAACACGGAGACATTTCACCGGAACATGACCGAAGCTTCCACACCGGTCTCTACCAGTCCCTAGGCAACAGCCTGGTTACTCCCCTACTCGGCAGTTTCTTCGATGTCTATCAGACAGTCGACCTCGGCCCCGCCGGCACGGCACCCGCTTCAGAGTCGGTGCGCCGCCATGCTGACATCGTCAATGCCATCGAGGCCCGAGACGCTGACGCAGCTGCTTTCGCGGTAACTCGCCATTTCGACATCATTCGTCGACGCTTGTCGGAACACGTCTCATCAGCCACTAACAAGTAA
- a CDS encoding DUF4862 family protein translates to MTEKGLNVPFVVGAYASQPQDDDGQRQYYDLLAQSGWVAGLEVPFPGQMRDSASRDFLGSLMQDRFVHSVVTAIPGTMVNVWDDPTFGLASPDQTGREKAMDFVRELNAAVLDMEGKFGHLFDAVALHSAPTNLCEPEFFEESLREIQSWNWNEAHIVIEHCDEKVLDGDPNGRDHQPEKGFLFLEDEVAIAKKLGLKVSLNWGRSAVGSRGDVAPNEHIRYVADSGVLAGVLFSGASPEETIYGPVWIDGHLPLSTDESASLMTPQQVIEGASLAHGAAYLGAKCCVPKDADLSQRLLMLHNIYDAAVTGFGR, encoded by the coding sequence ATGACCGAAAAAGGTTTGAACGTTCCGTTTGTAGTGGGTGCGTATGCATCGCAGCCTCAGGACGACGATGGACAAAGGCAGTACTACGACCTCCTGGCGCAAAGCGGATGGGTCGCGGGTTTGGAGGTTCCCTTCCCCGGGCAAATGAGAGATTCTGCCTCGAGGGATTTCCTCGGATCACTTATGCAAGATCGGTTTGTGCACAGCGTCGTAACGGCGATTCCAGGAACCATGGTTAACGTCTGGGATGATCCGACCTTCGGATTGGCGAGCCCCGACCAGACGGGGCGCGAAAAAGCGATGGATTTCGTTCGTGAGTTAAATGCCGCTGTCTTGGACATGGAAGGAAAGTTTGGGCACTTGTTTGATGCCGTTGCTCTTCATTCGGCTCCGACCAATTTGTGTGAGCCGGAGTTTTTCGAGGAGTCTTTGCGTGAAATCCAGAGTTGGAACTGGAATGAGGCCCACATCGTAATTGAGCACTGTGATGAAAAGGTGCTTGATGGTGATCCGAATGGTCGCGATCACCAACCTGAGAAAGGTTTCCTTTTCCTGGAGGATGAGGTAGCGATCGCGAAAAAGCTGGGGCTGAAAGTATCCCTGAACTGGGGACGTTCTGCGGTCGGCAGCAGGGGTGATGTAGCCCCCAACGAGCACATTCGCTATGTTGCTGATTCGGGTGTCTTGGCTGGCGTGCTGTTTAGTGGTGCTAGCCCAGAGGAGACGATTTACGGTCCGGTGTGGATCGATGGTCACCTACCGCTGTCTACCGATGAGTCTGCGAGCCTTATGACTCCACAGCAGGTGATCGAGGGGGCGTCTTTGGCTCATGGCGCTGCCTACTTGGGAGCAAAGTGTTGTGTTCCGAAGGATGCTGATTTGAGCCAGCGTCTTTTGATGCTCCATAACATTTATGATGCTGCTGTTACGGGCTTTGGACGGTAG
- a CDS encoding ABC transporter substrate-binding protein: MSNTEKFIPTNPLARRSFLKALGAVGVVGAGSSLLAACGGGSSDSDSKPAAGGEGKEGGEIPAFYAFSLSGSFDPAQASSAVGVPAIWHIMEGITDLSAADRKPYAALAKEMPKQVDDTTWEAELRDGAVFQDGNPVTTEDVVWSFKRVLDPETKSLLAPFLAFLKEVEAVDDKKVRFTLHYPYADFLELITVVKVVPKALTDTADKLEEFKAKPIGSGPYKLVSAESALVVMEKFDGYNGSQKAYADKLTWNCSTEGSARVSALQSGSADAIQNVPFLNVDTVKSTATVADEQGFNLAFLMFNCSAKPFDDVRVRQALFYALDMEQIVKVAANGFATPATCYLDDANPSYQKASTVYSHDPDKAKSLLKEAGVDSLDFELVTTDVAFVKAAGPIIQSNWKEIGVNVTLNTLASAAVYQNEVPSDKFRALLASGDPSIYGSSADLLLRWYYASDTWMGDRARFAQDPEFNIIKGKLDEASQEQDDSKREALYKEVFDAVAQQVPLYPLFHVKNITAWNEKQIEGFKPSPSNALVFLNVKKV, translated from the coding sequence ATGTCGAACACCGAGAAGTTCATCCCCACCAACCCGCTTGCTCGCCGCAGCTTTTTGAAGGCCCTGGGCGCGGTTGGTGTAGTCGGCGCAGGCTCCAGCCTGCTCGCCGCCTGTGGCGGCGGCTCGTCCGACTCTGATTCGAAGCCCGCCGCCGGCGGCGAAGGCAAGGAAGGCGGCGAGATCCCCGCTTTCTACGCGTTCTCCCTTTCCGGCTCCTTTGACCCGGCACAGGCTTCTTCCGCCGTTGGCGTGCCTGCCATCTGGCACATCATGGAAGGCATCACCGACCTGTCTGCTGCCGACCGCAAGCCTTATGCTGCGCTGGCAAAGGAAATGCCCAAGCAGGTTGACGACACCACCTGGGAAGCAGAGCTGCGCGACGGCGCTGTCTTCCAGGACGGCAACCCGGTGACCACCGAGGACGTCGTGTGGTCGTTCAAGCGTGTCTTGGATCCGGAAACCAAGTCCCTGCTGGCTCCGTTCCTGGCCTTCCTTAAGGAGGTCGAAGCAGTCGACGACAAGAAGGTTCGCTTTACTCTGCACTACCCCTACGCAGACTTCCTCGAGCTGATCACCGTCGTCAAGGTGGTGCCGAAGGCACTGACCGACACTGCCGACAAGCTTGAGGAGTTCAAGGCAAAGCCGATCGGTTCCGGCCCCTACAAGCTGGTTTCTGCCGAGTCCGCACTGGTCGTCATGGAGAAGTTCGACGGCTACAACGGCTCCCAGAAGGCATACGCCGACAAGCTGACCTGGAACTGCTCCACCGAGGGTTCTGCCCGCGTGTCCGCGCTGCAGTCCGGCTCCGCTGACGCCATTCAAAACGTTCCGTTCCTCAACGTTGACACCGTCAAGTCCACCGCTACCGTGGCTGACGAGCAGGGCTTCAACCTGGCCTTCCTGATGTTCAACTGCTCCGCAAAGCCCTTCGACGACGTGCGCGTCCGTCAGGCTCTGTTCTACGCACTGGACATGGAGCAGATCGTCAAGGTCGCAGCCAACGGCTTCGCCACCCCGGCCACCTGCTACCTGGATGACGCAAACCCGTCCTACCAGAAGGCCTCCACGGTTTACTCCCACGATCCGGACAAGGCAAAGTCCCTGCTGAAGGAAGCTGGTGTGGACAGCCTCGACTTCGAGCTGGTCACCACCGACGTCGCTTTCGTCAAGGCTGCCGGCCCGATCATCCAGTCCAACTGGAAGGAAATCGGCGTCAACGTCACCCTGAACACCCTGGCTTCCGCCGCGGTGTACCAGAACGAGGTGCCTAGCGATAAGTTCCGCGCCCTGCTGGCCTCCGGTGACCCGTCCATCTACGGTTCCTCCGCCGACCTGCTGCTGCGTTGGTACTACGCTTCCGACACCTGGATGGGCGACCGTGCTCGCTTCGCTCAGGACCCGGAGTTCAACATCATCAAGGGCAAGCTGGACGAGGCTTCCCAGGAGCAGGACGACTCCAAGCGCGAAGCACTGTACAAGGAAGTGTTCGACGCTGTTGCACAGCAGGTGCCGCTGTACCCGCTGTTCCACGTCAAGAACATCACCGCATGGAACGAGAAGCAGATCGAAGGCTTCAAGCCGTCCCCGTCTAACGCTCTCGTCTTCCTCAACGTAAAGAAGGTCTAG
- a CDS encoding dipeptide/oligopeptide/nickel ABC transporter permease/ATP-binding protein has protein sequence MRKNLANRLSSKKVSFKRPNVPTIIAFTFVAIVVFVGFFGRQLAPFGPLEFVGAPGNPPNSEMLMGGDSLGRDVFSRLLVGTRWSLIIGFGATGLALIAGSILGSIAGTSHKYVDEFVMRTLDVIMAFPGIALAAVLVTVFGNSIGVIVVTIAFLYTPSVARVVRANVMAQYSEDYVAAERVLGATKPHILIKHVARNIAAPVLVFATVMVADAIVFEASLSFLGAGIQPPNPSWGSVINDGKELVAAGAWWATFWPGMLILATVLALNIVAEGISDAWASAGASKAGSASVADTKVRELTEKPEGTTFEVPGVDLAGKRIAANARVVPDSDTVIDVQNLSIGFPARYGDTNVVHDVSFSVRRGEIFGLVGESGSGKSLTTLTIMGLQASTAKVTGKVVFNGRDITDLTLKQRQNILGREIAMIYQDALGALNPSMKISAQLDQLIKRGGTRGKEELMQLVGLPPERILNSYPHELSGGQRQRVVIAMALSRDPSLIIADEPTTALDVTVQAQVIELLVDLQKKLGFALILVSHDLALVADTADRVAVLYGGRICETGDTAEVIGNPRHHYSRGLLASVLSVEHHADVLSQIPGTVPPPSEFPAGCRFAGRCPLATTKCAAEFPAITGADNHQVACHYPEPATQVAEAKQV, from the coding sequence ATGCGAAAGAACCTTGCCAATAGGCTGTCTAGCAAAAAGGTCAGCTTCAAACGTCCCAACGTTCCCACCATCATTGCGTTCACCTTCGTGGCCATCGTTGTGTTCGTTGGATTCTTCGGTCGCCAACTGGCGCCCTTCGGCCCCCTCGAGTTTGTCGGCGCCCCCGGTAACCCGCCGAACTCCGAAATGCTCATGGGCGGCGACTCCCTCGGCCGAGACGTTTTCTCCCGACTCCTTGTCGGCACCCGCTGGTCGCTGATCATTGGTTTCGGTGCTACTGGCCTGGCGCTGATTGCAGGATCCATTCTGGGCTCCATCGCCGGCACCAGCCACAAATACGTCGACGAGTTCGTCATGCGCACCTTGGACGTCATTATGGCGTTCCCCGGTATTGCGCTGGCAGCCGTCTTGGTGACCGTCTTCGGTAACTCGATTGGCGTCATCGTCGTTACCATCGCCTTCCTGTACACCCCTTCCGTTGCGCGTGTGGTTCGTGCCAACGTGATGGCGCAATACTCGGAAGACTATGTGGCCGCTGAACGGGTTCTCGGCGCCACCAAACCCCACATTCTTATTAAGCACGTCGCCCGCAACATTGCCGCCCCGGTGCTGGTGTTCGCCACCGTCATGGTGGCAGATGCCATCGTTTTCGAGGCATCGCTGTCCTTCCTGGGCGCGGGCATTCAGCCCCCGAACCCATCCTGGGGTTCTGTCATTAACGACGGTAAGGAACTGGTTGCCGCCGGTGCCTGGTGGGCTACCTTCTGGCCTGGCATGCTGATCCTGGCTACGGTGCTGGCCCTGAACATTGTCGCTGAGGGTATTTCCGACGCGTGGGCTTCGGCCGGCGCTTCGAAGGCCGGCAGCGCATCGGTGGCCGACACCAAGGTACGTGAGCTGACCGAAAAGCCGGAAGGAACCACCTTTGAGGTTCCCGGCGTGGATCTGGCCGGCAAGCGCATCGCCGCCAACGCCCGCGTTGTTCCCGATTCGGACACCGTGATCGATGTACAAAATCTTTCCATCGGTTTCCCCGCACGCTACGGCGATACCAATGTGGTTCACGACGTGAGCTTCTCCGTTCGCCGCGGCGAGATCTTCGGCCTGGTCGGCGAATCGGGTTCCGGTAAGTCTTTGACCACCTTGACGATCATGGGTCTGCAGGCTTCCACCGCGAAGGTCACGGGCAAGGTCGTGTTCAACGGTCGAGACATCACAGACCTGACGTTGAAGCAGCGCCAAAATATTTTGGGTCGCGAGATCGCGATGATTTACCAGGATGCCTTGGGCGCACTGAACCCCTCGATGAAGATTAGTGCTCAGCTTGACCAGTTGATCAAGCGTGGTGGCACCCGCGGAAAAGAAGAGCTCATGCAGCTGGTGGGCTTGCCTCCGGAGCGCATTTTGAACTCCTACCCGCACGAGTTGTCCGGTGGTCAGCGTCAGCGTGTCGTGATCGCTATGGCGCTGAGCCGTGACCCCTCGCTGATCATCGCCGACGAGCCGACCACCGCCCTGGACGTGACGGTTCAGGCACAGGTGATTGAGCTGCTGGTTGATCTGCAAAAGAAGCTCGGCTTCGCGCTGATTCTGGTGTCCCACGACCTGGCTTTGGTGGCGGATACCGCCGACCGGGTGGCTGTGCTGTACGGCGGTCGCATTTGCGAAACCGGCGATACCGCAGAAGTGATTGGCAACCCGCGCCACCACTACAGCCGTGGCCTGTTGGCTTCCGTGCTGTCGGTGGAGCACCACGCTGATGTGCTGAGCCAGATCCCTGGCACGGTTCCCCCGCCGTCGGAGTTCCCGGCTGGCTGTCGTTTCGCTGGCCGCTGCCCCCTGGCCACCACGAAGTGCGCGGCAGAGTTCCCCGCCATCACTGGAGCGGACAACCACCAGGTTGCGTGCCACTACCCGGAGCCTGCGACGCAGGTCGCGGAAGCAAAGCAGGTGTAA
- a CDS encoding ABC transporter permease, which yields MAAMIKLILRRIALMVPMFLGVTLLVFVVMEFSPVDPARSALGDAASEAQLDAFREANGLNDPVAVRYVTMLKNLTHLDFGHTLPPQKDVGEVIKGALPITAQIAGVGLLIAVITSVILGTIAALYRDRWVDQVIRLVSLLGVSLPTFWLAILMIQQFSVGLGWLPSGGFVPLSVNPEAWAKSIIMPAVSVAVVVAASLTRIVRTSVVEELDRDYVRTAVGSGVPYPVVVAKNVMRNALINPLTVLGLRIGMLIGGTVVVEAIFTIPGMGSVILRAVTTGDTNLVQGAVLTIALVFMVVNLIVDILYAVVNPRMRSGH from the coding sequence ATGGCAGCGATGATCAAACTCATCCTGCGGCGAATCGCCCTCATGGTGCCCATGTTTTTGGGCGTCACATTGCTCGTATTCGTCGTGATGGAGTTTTCTCCCGTCGATCCGGCCCGCTCCGCCTTGGGCGATGCGGCTTCGGAAGCACAACTCGACGCTTTCCGCGAAGCTAACGGTCTTAATGACCCGGTCGCGGTGCGCTATGTGACCATGTTGAAAAATCTGACTCACTTGGATTTTGGGCACACATTGCCGCCGCAAAAGGATGTTGGCGAGGTTATTAAGGGCGCGTTGCCCATCACCGCACAAATTGCCGGTGTGGGTCTGCTTATTGCAGTTATCACGTCCGTGATCCTCGGCACCATCGCTGCCCTCTACCGGGATCGCTGGGTGGATCAAGTCATCCGCCTGGTGAGCCTTCTGGGCGTCAGCCTTCCGACTTTCTGGCTTGCGATCCTCATGATCCAGCAGTTCTCCGTCGGACTGGGCTGGCTGCCCTCCGGTGGCTTCGTGCCACTGAGCGTCAACCCCGAGGCATGGGCAAAGTCCATCATCATGCCGGCCGTGTCGGTCGCGGTGGTGGTCGCCGCCTCCCTGACCCGTATCGTGCGTACCTCCGTGGTGGAAGAACTCGACCGCGATTATGTGCGCACTGCGGTCGGGTCGGGCGTGCCCTACCCGGTGGTTGTCGCAAAAAATGTGATGCGCAATGCGCTCATTAACCCCCTGACCGTGCTGGGCCTGCGTATCGGCATGCTCATCGGTGGCACCGTGGTGGTCGAAGCCATCTTCACCATCCCCGGCATGGGATCTGTGATCCTGCGTGCCGTCACCACCGGCGACACCAACCTGGTGCAAGGCGCCGTGCTCACCATCGCCCTCGTGTTCATGGTCGTCAACCTCATCGTTGACATCCTGTACGCGGTCGTGAACCCCCGCATGAGGAGTGGTCACTAA
- a CDS encoding MFS transporter gives MKTKNDPHEVDMSLPWYKQLSREKWKAFFAAWLGVLLDGYDFVLISFALPAIRDAFGLTLVQAASLVSAAFVSRWMGGLILGALADKIGRKPAMVISIFMFAAGSIVMAFAPGFFVLFVCRLVIGFAMAGEYSSSATYVIESWPKHMRNKASGFLLSGFAFGVILAAQVNQHLTAAVEAWHPGWGWRALFLTGIIPIVVAIYMRKSLPEATDWEQKKNEVQTENNDMLNILFGGPRKALNIAGVVVAAILLLVIFSELAVPGYLIAAFGVICAAIFIAFIYQFDPKRWVVGVAIMVTIFASFMYTWPIQGLLPTYLKDVGMDPGTVSSVITFAGLGNALGYITAGFMGDKFGMRRWYALSLIISQILVFPLFMQNGKWVALVAALLFFNQMFGQGVSGLLPKWVSSYFPVERRAAGLGFCYNVGALGGAVGPVLGAAIAGHWSLGGALAVLSVGFAGIVIASIGLNLPKKLQHMVDPSAVRPEDGNDEIINAVE, from the coding sequence TTGAAAACAAAAAATGATCCACACGAAGTGGATATGAGCCTCCCCTGGTACAAGCAGCTGTCACGAGAAAAGTGGAAGGCATTTTTCGCAGCATGGCTCGGCGTCCTGCTTGACGGTTATGACTTTGTCCTCATCTCATTCGCGCTTCCTGCCATTCGCGATGCTTTCGGACTGACTCTGGTGCAGGCAGCATCCCTCGTTTCTGCTGCATTCGTTTCGCGCTGGATGGGTGGCCTAATCCTCGGAGCACTGGCGGACAAGATTGGTCGTAAACCAGCGATGGTCATCTCGATCTTCATGTTCGCTGCTGGCTCAATCGTGATGGCTTTCGCTCCAGGGTTCTTCGTGCTTTTCGTTTGCCGCCTGGTTATCGGTTTTGCAATGGCCGGAGAATACTCTTCCTCGGCAACCTACGTTATTGAGTCTTGGCCCAAGCACATGCGTAACAAGGCATCCGGCTTCCTGCTGTCTGGTTTCGCGTTCGGCGTGATTCTGGCGGCTCAGGTCAACCAGCACTTGACTGCCGCTGTCGAGGCTTGGCACCCGGGTTGGGGATGGCGCGCTCTCTTCCTGACTGGCATCATCCCGATCGTGGTCGCTATTTACATGCGAAAGAGCTTGCCTGAGGCAACGGACTGGGAGCAGAAGAAGAATGAGGTCCAGACCGAGAACAATGACATGCTCAATATCCTGTTCGGTGGCCCTCGTAAGGCCCTGAACATCGCCGGAGTCGTTGTTGCTGCAATTCTTTTGCTCGTAATCTTCTCCGAGCTTGCGGTGCCCGGTTACCTTATTGCTGCATTCGGTGTGATTTGCGCTGCGATCTTTATCGCCTTCATCTACCAGTTCGATCCGAAGCGCTGGGTTGTCGGCGTGGCGATTATGGTCACGATCTTTGCTTCCTTCATGTACACCTGGCCTATTCAGGGTCTTCTTCCGACCTACCTGAAGGACGTCGGAATGGATCCGGGAACTGTCTCTAGTGTGATTACTTTTGCTGGCCTGGGTAACGCCCTTGGCTACATCACCGCAGGCTTCATGGGCGACAAGTTCGGTATGCGACGTTGGTACGCATTGTCCTTGATCATCTCCCAGATTCTGGTATTCCCGCTGTTCATGCAAAACGGTAAGTGGGTCGCATTGGTTGCAGCGTTGCTGTTCTTTAACCAGATGTTTGGGCAGGGTGTGTCCGGCCTGCTTCCCAAGTGGGTTTCTTCCTACTTCCCGGTTGAGCGTCGTGCTGCGGGTCTTGGATTCTGCTACAACGTCGGTGCGCTCGGTGGCGCCGTTGGCCCTGTCTTGGGTGCGGCAATTGCGGGCCACTGGTCCCTTGGTGGTGCGCTTGCAGTTCTTTCGGTGGGCTTCGCAGGCATCGTGATTGCTTCCATCGGCCTGAACCTTCCGAAGAAGTTGCAGCACATGGTTGATCCATCTGCAGTTCGACCCGAAGATGGAAACGACGAAATTATCAATGCTGTTGAGTAG
- a CDS encoding oligopeptide/dipeptide ABC transporter ATP-binding protein, translating into MSSAKNIINETAQVARGEELVRVEHMDVIHKVQGKGFAASQLFANRDVNLSIAKGETLGVVGESGCGKSTLGKVLVGLQDATNGSVFIDGVDVTKLRGRKKRNFLGSRVSMIFQDPSTALNRRMPVLDIVRDPLDVHKVGSSKERQERALDLLEKVGLPRSTASALPAQLSGGQRQRVAIARALAVRPDILIADEPTSALDVSVRAQILNLLLELKEEMDLTMVFISHDISTVKRISDNIATMYLGRILERTPASTLPEGGRNPYTRALFSAAPSLIRDADPIPLQGRVPSAVNPPSGCPFRTRCWSASDDCAQSMPDLASVPDGTHAHLVACHHPLAPNMTDTEVRALAARAPVDVEEAHLG; encoded by the coding sequence ATGAGCAGTGCAAAAAACATCATCAACGAAACCGCACAGGTCGCCCGCGGCGAAGAACTCGTCCGTGTGGAACACATGGACGTCATCCACAAGGTGCAGGGCAAAGGCTTTGCCGCCTCGCAACTATTCGCCAACCGGGATGTGAACCTATCCATCGCTAAGGGCGAGACCCTTGGTGTGGTGGGCGAATCTGGTTGCGGTAAGTCCACCCTCGGCAAGGTGCTCGTCGGTCTGCAAGACGCCACCAATGGTTCCGTCTTTATCGACGGTGTCGACGTGACCAAGTTGCGCGGCCGAAAGAAGCGCAATTTCTTGGGCTCGCGCGTGTCGATGATTTTCCAGGATCCTTCCACCGCGTTGAACCGTCGCATGCCGGTGCTCGACATCGTGCGTGACCCTTTGGATGTGCACAAGGTCGGTAGCTCCAAGGAGCGTCAAGAACGCGCCCTGGATCTGCTGGAAAAGGTGGGTCTGCCCCGCAGTACCGCCAGCGCTTTGCCGGCGCAGTTGTCTGGTGGTCAGCGCCAGCGTGTGGCTATTGCCCGTGCTTTGGCGGTGCGTCCTGACATTTTGATCGCGGATGAACCAACGTCCGCGCTGGATGTGTCGGTGCGCGCCCAGATTCTCAACCTCCTGCTGGAATTGAAGGAGGAAATGGATCTGACGATGGTGTTTATCTCCCACGATATCTCCACCGTGAAGCGTATTTCGGACAACATTGCCACGATGTATCTCGGTCGCATCCTGGAACGCACTCCAGCCTCCACGCTGCCTGAGGGCGGACGGAATCCGTACACCCGCGCATTGTTCTCCGCGGCTCCATCGCTGATTCGTGACGCGGATCCGATTCCGCTGCAGGGACGTGTGCCCAGTGCGGTGAATCCTCCCAGCGGTTGTCCTTTCCGTACTCGCTGCTGGTCTGCCTCGGACGATTGTGCACAGTCGATGCCGGATTTGGCGAGTGTGCCCGATGGTACTCACGCCCACTTGGTGGCGTGCCACCACCCCTTGGCTCCCAACATGACCGATACGGAGGTTCGTGCTTTGGCGGCGCGGGCGCCGGTCGATGTGGAAGAAGCACATTTGGGGTAA